A window of Sebaldella sp. S0638 genomic DNA:
AGTATTTGGTCTAATTCTGTTTTTTCAGATGTTATTCAAATATCTGGTTTTAAGTGTTTTTGTAGATAAACTGAAAGTGCTTTTTATAGGAATGAATGATTATCAGGAAGAACTTATAGAAACTCTGAAAAAAGGTGAGCAGTATCGCTTTTTGGGAGTTCTTGACAATAAAAAAGAGAATTTTGTAGATGCATTGAAATCAGAGTATGAAAGCCTGAAACCTGACATAATAGTGGATTTTACTGAAACAATTCTGAATAATACCAAGCTTGTGGAGATTTTGCTTAATTATAAACTGGAAGGTCTTCAGTTCTATAATTATCTGAATTTTTATGAAAATCTGGAAATGAAACTGCCGATAAGTGATCTGGATCAAAAGTGGTTCCTTGAAAACGACGGTTTTGAAATATATTATAATAACTTTAATATGAGGGTAAAAAGGCTTCTGGATATATTAATGGCTGTAATAATAGGGGCAATATGTCTTCCTATTATGCTCATAGCTGCGGTAATAGTAAAGCTCGGTTCAAGAGGGCCTGTTTTATTCGTTCAGGAGCGTATTGGAGAGTTAAACAGACCTTTTGATATGTATAAATTCAGATCAATGACACAGGATGCAGAAAAAGACGGGCCTCAATGGGCTCAGAAAAATGATGCGAGGATAACCGGTTTTGGTAAATTTATGAGACTTACGAGAATTGATGAGCTTCCCCAGTTATGGAATGTAATAAGAGGGGATATGAGTTTCGTAGGGCCAAGACCTGAAAGGGAATTCTTTATTAAGCAGCTGGAAAAAGAAATCCCGTATTATAATCTAAGACATACAGTAAAGCCGGGACTGACAGGATGGGCACAGATAATGTATCAGTATGGTTCTACTATAGAAGATTCATACATTAAACTTCAATATGACCTTTATTACATAAAACATCATAATATAATATTTGATTTTATGATAATACTAAATACAATAACTACAGTTATTTTAGGGAAAGGAAGATAAGAATGAAAAAGGTACTGGTAACAGGCGGGGCAGGATTTATAGGTTCACATGTCGTGGACAGATTTTTAGAGAGTAACTATGAAGTAGCGGCAGCTGATAATCTGGTAACCGGAAACATAGAGAATATTAGCGGGAAAAATATAAAATTTTTTAATATAGATATAAGGGACAGTGTGAAACTAGAGGAGCTTTTCAGTGCTGAAAAACCTGACTATGTAATTCATCTTGCAGCACAGGTAAGCGTTTCTTCGTCGGTAGAAGATACAGTATATGATGCTGAGGAAAATATAATGTCTCTGATAAACATTTTGGAATTATGTAAAAAATATAACACTGAAAAAATAGTATTTTCAAGTACGGCAGCAGTATATGGAATACCGGAGGAAGTACCGTCAAAAGAGAGCAATAAAACGGCTCCTTTGTCACCTTACGGGTTATCCAAGCTTACTGGGGAAGAATATATAAAAATGTATTCAGGACTTTTTGGTGTAAATTATGTAATATTGAGATATGCCAATGTATACGGGCCGAGACAAAGTGCACATGGAGAAGCAGGTGTAGTTTCGATTTTTAATGATAAAATAAAAGCAGATGGGGATATTTTTATAGAAGGTGACGGGCTTCAGACAAGAGATTTTGTTTTTGTAAAAGATGTTTCTAAAGCAAACTTTATATGTGCCACAGAAAATATAAAAAATGAAACTTTTAATGTATCGACTAATACTGATATTTCTATTTTGGAACTTTTTAATACTATGAAAAAATATTCAGAGTACACCAAAGATGCAGTACATAAGGAAGCCAGAAAAGGTGATATCAGAAATTCAAGGCTGGATAATACTAAATTATTAGACTCTACGAGCTGGAAGCCTGAATATACTCTTGATCAGGGACTAAAAGAGTATCTTGCTAAATAAATATAAGTAATAAGTGTATTACAAAAGGGAATAAAACGGAGGTTGTGTTTATGAAGAATTACAGGGAATACGAATTGGCCAGCCAGTGGAAACCATTGGTGATAATTTCAGCAATACTTTGCATTCTGTCCTTTCTGAGTAATATTGCAATGCTGATTATGTCTCCCAGAAGTATACCGGTTTATTATGAGGGAGTGGGAGTTTATGATGTGGAACTTCCTAATATGTTTCGGTTATTTCTGATACTATCCCTGCTGAATTTTTTACTTTACGGCTCGGGATTATTATTTGGTATTCTGATACAGAAAAGAAAAAAAACAGGATTATATTTATATACTTTATATCTGGGATTGAGGCTGTACCTTATTTATAACATGATGATGGTAACCGGAGCAGATGTATTAGGATGGGTAAGTGCAGTACTTTTCATTTTTGAGGCGATTATTATTCTCAAATTATGGTTTACTGAAGATGGCAAATTATGGCTTTCCGGAGAAAATTTATCTGCCGGACAATCTGAAATACAGGATTAGAAAAAAGAGCATATTTTTATTTTGATTGAAATATGCTCTTTTATTTTTTTGTTATACAATTTTTTCTGCGACCATTCTAAGTCTCTTGTAATCAGCATACCAGATTCCGTCTTTGTAAAGAACAGGTTTTGCATTATTTTCTACTTCCTGTATGATTTCACTTCTTAATTCATCATCAATACCTTCAAAATACGGATTATGGAACATATTTATAAAGTTTCTTAAACCGTCTTCTCCGCTAAGCACAGTATCTCTGTCAAAATAAAGTGCATATCTTATAGTGAAACCTGATTTTTCAAGAAGTGTAGAATATTCAGCCAAAGAAGGGAAAAACATAATTTTCTTTTCAGCATTTTCATGAAAACCTCTTTTTATCAGAGATTTTTGTACATTGGACAGAATAGCTGCCGTATTGTCCTTACCACCCATTTCAAAAATAAGTTTACCACCGGGTTTTAAAGAATTATAGATATTTTTCAGAAATTGTTCCTGTTCAAATATCCAGTGAAATACAGCATTGGAAAAAACTTTGTCAAATTTATTATGAAAGTCCATTTCCAGAGCATTTACATTTGAAAATTCAATGTCAGGATAGTTTTTTCTTGCTTCTGAGAGCATTTTTTCAGAAGCATCAATTCCTGTTACTAAAGGAGTCTTTTTTGATATTTCAAAAGTAAGTTCACCGGTACCGCACCCTAAGTCCAGTATTGCTTCTCCTTCTTCAGGATTTAGAAGATGCAGAAGATCAAGTCCGTAGTTATAGACAAAAGAGTGGCTGTTTTTATATAAATCAGGGTTCCATAAGTCTTTCATATGATTTCCTTTCTTTTTTACAGTTTTATAATAAAATAATAACAGAAAATAGAAGTATGGTCAATAAAATTTATAAGCAGAGCATATAAAAAGGCTGTATCATGAGATACAGCTCTTTCGGCAAGAATATACGGGTTTATTATCTTTGAACATATTTTAGGATAATAAATAAGGGATCCCGTATAATTCTTAAACATAATTTTCTTTAAAAAATTAGGCTTTTGGTGAATTTATTTTTTAAAAGAAAAAACTAAATTGTGTTGCTCTGTCCTGCAGAGTCCTGGTTTATAGCTAGTTTAGCAAGAGCTAGTTTAACCAGAGGTATTCTGAATGGTGAACATGAGAGGTAAGTAATGCCTAATTTGGAATATAATTCCAAGGCTTCGGGATCTCCCGCCTGTTCTCCGCATATACCCAGTTTTATATTTTTATTTGTTGTTCTGCCAAGCTGTGCTGACATCTCTATTAATTTCCCCACTCCTTTTTTATCAAGAGTAGAGAAAGGATTAGCAGTAAATACATCATGATTCATATAATCAAATAAAAATTTATTAGAATCATCACGTGAAAATCCGAAAGTCATCTGTGTAAGATCATTAGTACCATAACTGAAGAAGTCCGCTTCCTCTGCTATTTCATCGGCAAGAAGTGCCGCTCTTGGTATTTCTATCATAGTACCAATGTGATATTCCACGCTGTTATTCTTTTCTTTAAATACTTGTTCTATTTCATCAACCAAATGGTTTTTAATAAATTTTAGTTCCTTTTTGTCACACACCAGAGGTATCATTATTTCCGGGCTTATGTTTATTCCGTTTTCCTTGGAAATAACAGCAGCTTCTATAATTGCTCTTACCTGCATTTTATATATTTCCGGAAAAGTGATAGCCAGACGGCATCCACGGTGTCCGAGCATAGGATTGCTTTCTTTCAGGTTCTCTATTCTGTAATGCATATCGTTCATAGTGAGACCCATTGAAGCAGCAAGGTTTTCTATCTCTACGTCAGTCTTAGGAAGAAACTCATGTAAAGGAGGATCTAAAAGTCTCACATTTACCGGTTTATTATCCATAAGTTTGAAAATCTCTACAAAGTCTTCTCTCTGGAACTTTAGAAGCTCATCAAGATATTCTTTTCTTTCATCTTCATAATTAGCCAGTATCATACTTCTTACAATAGGGATTCTTATTTTATTAAAGAACATATGTTCCGTTCTGCAAAGCCCTATTCCGTCAGTATTAAACTGGTTAGCGTGCATTGCATCATTAGGGGTATCGGCATTCGCTCTTACGCCTATTTTTCTGAATTCATCCAGCCATTTCAGGAGAATCTTGAAGTTTTCATTAGTATCAAGTTTTACCTTTGGAATTTCTCCCAGATATATATTTCCTGTACTTCCGTCAATTGAAATACAATCTCCTTCTTTGATCATTACATCATTTATAACAATATATTTTTCTTCTTTATTAAATATTATATCTTCGCATCCTGTGACACAGCATTTACCTATTCCTCTTGCTACCACAGCAGCGTGTGATGTCATTCCGCCTTTTGAAGTAAGTATTCCTTCGGAATAAAGCATTCCTTCAATATCTTCCGGCGAAGTCTCTTCTCTTACGAGAACTACTTTTTCACCTTTATTCTTAGCAATAGTAACATCAGCAGGATTAAAGTATACTTTTCCCGATGCAGCTCCCGGAGAAGCAGCAAGTCCTTTTCCAACTACTTTTGATTTTTTCAGATATGTGTCGTCAAAAACAGGATGCAGCAGATTTTCAATATCTTTTGAGCTTATTCTTTTTACAGCTTCCTTTTTATCAATTAGTTCTTCTTTTACAAAGTCACATGCGGAGTTAACTGCTGCAAGAGGAGTTCTCTTGGCATTTCTTACCTGAAGAAAAAAGAGTTTTCCGTTTTCTATGGTAAATTCAATATCCTGAATATCTCTGAAATATAATTCCAGTTTTTTTGAAGTATCAAAAAGTTCTTTATATATTTTTGGAAATTCCTTGTTAAGTTCGCTTATTTCAAGCGGAGTTCTGATCCCTGCGACTACATCTTCACCCTGTGCATTCATAAGGTATTCACCGAAAAGCATATCATCTCCGTTTATTGGATTTCTTGAGAAAAGAACACCTGTTCCTGAAGTTTTTCCCATATTTCCAAAAACCATAGACTGTATATTTACAGCTGTACCAATATCATGTGATATTTTATGAAGATTTCTGTATGTTATTGCTCTTGGGTTATTCCATGAACGAAACACTGCTTCAACAGCAAGGAAAAGCTGTCTTGTAGGGTCTTCCGGAAATTCAGTTTTTTCAAAATCGTAATATATTTTTTTATACTTTTCAATAAGTAACTTCAGGTCTGAAATTGTCAAATCAGAGTCAGAAGTGTATTTTTTTTCGGTTTTTACATTTTCCAATTGTTTTTCAAATTCAATTCTCGGAATTTCAGATACAACATTTGAAAACATTTCGATAAATCTACGGTAGCTGTCATAGGCGAATCTTTCATTATTGGTAAATTCTGCCAAAAGCTTTACCGAAGAATCATTCAGTCCCAGATTTAGTATTGTATCCATCATTCCGGGCATTGAATTCGGTGCTCCTGATCTTACTGAAAGCAAGAGGGGCTGTAAATTCCTGTTTCCTAAAAATGATTTCTCTGTTTTTAATTCCAAAAGTCTGAGGTTAGATAGAATAGTCTCTTTTAATTCTATCCAAAGTGTGTTATCTTCAAGATATTTCTTGCACGCCGTTGTGCTGATAGTAAAACCCGGAGGTACATTTAGTCCTAATGAAGTCATTTCTGCGAGATTGGCACCTTTGCCGCCAAGGATATCTTTCATATCCTTATTACCTTCGTTAAACTGATAAATAAGTTTCATATTTAAACCTCCTAGTTAGAATAAAAATAATATATACCCGGACAATGCCAGTATTTTTAGCTCATTAAAGGTAAATCAAATAATAGAGCGCTGATACTGTATTGCCAAAAAACATCTTCCTGTCTGAAAACTTAAAGATAATCCAAGCTTAGAAATATTTTAGTCTTCCTTATTTATATAACTCAAAATTACATCTCCGGTTTCTTCAATGGCCTTATTTGATACATCAATAACAGGACATCCTATTTTTCTGATAACTTCATTTGCATACTCGATTTCTTCAAGTATTGATTCCTTGTCAGAATAAGAGGAATGAGAAGTAAAACCTAAAGTTTTTAGTCTTTCACGTCTTATGGCGTGAACCTTATCCATGGAGATAGTAAGTCCGAAAATCTTTTCCGGTGATGCCTTAATAAGTTCCTTTGGTATTGGAACATTAGGGACTATAGGAAAATTTGCCACTTTATAATTTTTGTTGGCAAGATACAGGCTAAGCGGTGTCTTGCTGGTTCTGGAAATTCCCAGAAGTATTATATCAGCGAGAAGAAAACCTCTCGGATCTTTTCCGTCATCATATTTTACTGCGAATTCTACAGCTTCAATTCTGTTAAAATAGCTCATATTAAGTCTTCTCAGTATACCGGGTTCTCTTTTAGGTTCTTGATTGAGGATACCGGCTATAGAATTTAATGCTTCTGAAAGTAAATCCACATTTTTTATCTCATAGTTTCGTGAGAATTCTTTTATATAGTTAACAAGTTCTGTTTCCACTAGTGTGTAAAAAAATATGGATTTATGAGTTTTGCTTTCTTCAAGTATATTTTTTAGTTCATCAAGAGTACTGACAAACGAATATTTTTTTATTTCGTAATTATTATAATTAAACTGACATAAAGCAGCTTTTATCAACGATTCAGATGTTTCACCGACTGAATCCGAGATAGAGTAAATATATATTTTTTCCATGCTTCCTCCTATTTGTCGAGTAATTCAAAAAATAAATTGCAGGCTGTGGTTTTAGAAAACTGTCCTATGACTTTCAGAATATTTCTGCCGTTTTCTTCCATGCTCTGTACGATAGGTATATTATCAATCTGGTGATAATTCAGTTTTTGGATGCCGTCATAGATAGATGACTTAGAATACAGATAAATAACATTGGGCATTCTGGTCATAACCAGACTAACCGGAATTTTTTCCAGATCTTTTCCGTTTATACTTATTTTTAAAAGGTCTTTTTTAGTAACTACACCCACAAGTGAATTATTTTCCACTGTGTACAAAATATCTGTATTGTACATAAATAAATTAATTATTGCATCTTTAATGTTCATATCGTGGTTTATAAGTGTAGGGACTTCCATGACTTCGGAGATATCCTGCTCTTTTATCTCTTCTTTTGAAAAATAGTGAAAGTGGCTGCCTGCCAGAGAATAACCGATTTTAGGTTTTGCTATAAGGATATTAAACTTAGTTAATACGGAAAAATCCAGTCGTAATGTAGATTTATTCATTTTAAGGATCTGTGCTATCTCTTCGCCGGTAACAGGCTGATGTTTCTCTACAATTTTAATTATTTCCTTTTGTCGAGATGTAAATTTTATAGAACTCACCTACTTTCGATTTTAATGTGATGCATTATTTGAAAATAATATAACACATTGAAAAAAAGATGTCAATTTATTTCGTGAATTTAAGGATATATATTTGAAACACCTATAATAAAAATATAATATATATCAATAAATACAATGCTTTTGATCTAATGTGATGCATTATAAAAATATAGTGCATTAATAGATGTTTTTTAAATGGAAATTTTAAAAATACGGGAATAATTAGAAATTATAATGTTTATTGCTGATAATAGTTATATTTAATTAAATAATTTATTATGTTTTGAAAATATTAATTAATATTATAGTTATAAAATTTTGATGAAATACTTTATTTATTGAGAAAAATAATTGACCTGTTTGACTGTTTTATGGTATATTTAAATAAAATTTTAAAGGAATTGTGGGTTTATGACGAAATTAAAGAAAATATTTTTGAAGTCGGCAGGCGATTACAGGAGAAATTGGAAAGGGCTGTTGATTATTACTTTGTATACAGTATTCTGGTTATATATATATTTATGTACAGCACAGTATATAGGCAATGGGCTGATTAATTTATTGTTTCTTACACCTTTATATGTATTTCTTACAATAGGCGGGAATTACTATTGCCTGAAAATAGCAAGAGGTGAGAAGGCTGGGATAATAGAAGCAGTATTAAAAGGAATAACTGAAGATACCGGGAAACTACTGGTTATGAATTTTTTGATAGAGCTTTTTAAGATACTATGGAGTTTATTACTGATAATACCCGGGATAGTAAAAGGAATTGCTTATTCACAGGCTAATTATGTCTTTCTTGAAAATCCCGGTTTATCCGGAAAAGAATGTATAGGGAAAAGTGAGTATCTCATGGAGGGGGAAAAGGAGATGTATTTTTTCATGTATGGCTGGGTTTTTGTGTTACCTGTTTTGATAATGGTATTCTTATCTATAATTACGGCAGTGTTTATAAATTCAGATCAGGCTCTTAATTACTTGAGTAAAACAAGTTATGCGGGAATGGGGATTATGTTTTTTTATCCTTTCTATACACTGCTTTCTGCTAATTTTTATGTTAGCCTTACAGACGGGGATGTAAAATTAAATGATGAAGAAAATGGGAAAGATAAATGGTTTATATTTGGAGTATTAATAATCAGTTTGTTGATGTGTATTATAGTAAATATCATTCCAGTTGCGGAATTATTTTATCAATATTGAAACAATAATATAATTTATACAAAATTTTAAAAGGAGTGTGGATATGGAATTTGGGGAAATATGTTTGAAAACATGGAGAGATTACAGAAAAAGGTGCTTATCTTTGTTAGGAATTTCGTTTTATAGTATGATTCTCTTTTTTATATTTTTTTACGTACTAATAATTACAAAAGAGTTAGGAAGTATAATTTCTTTTTTGCTTTCTATCTTTTATATTATTATACAGATCGGAGTAATTTCTTCATGTTTTAAAATAGCAAAAGATGAGAAAATAAGATTTAGTGATTTATTTATAGGTTTTTCAAAGAAAATAGGGAAATTATTGTTAATTGAAATTTTGCACAGATGGATTGTATTTTTATGGGGATTGGCTCTCGTAATTCCGGGTGTTGTGAAACGGATAGCTTATTCACAGATTTTTTATATTTTTTTGGAAAAACCATATTTGAAAGTAAGTGAATGTCTAAAAGAAAGTGATGAACTAATGAATGGATACAAAACAAGTTACTTCAAGATAGAGTTTCTACTTGGGATTATATTTATACTGTTTATACTGCCTTTAATATCACTTACTGAGCAAATTGAGAATATTTATTTTATAGGGGATTATGCCGGAGAATTGATTTTTTCTATAGCTGGGTTTATTTTTTTTCCGATATATAATTTATTTCGGGCAAATATATATATTGCAATTGTGAAAGACAGAGCAGAAGAGATACAGGAAGAACCAGAGTTAAAAATTGCTGGATAAACGGTAATTTTGGAATTTTAAATTGATGTTATAACTTATTTTTTTAGTATTAATATTGTTGTTAATGTGGATACTGAACAATGATTTTTATTAATAAAATAAATTATGGCTGATTCGATTAACTTAATATTATTATACAAGGAGTCTGGAATTACTATGGTGGAATTGAAGAAAGTATTTTTGAAATCAGCTTATGATTACAGAAAAAATTGGATGAGGTTATTGATTATCTCCGGCTATATATTAATCTGGACGATGTTAGAATCGTTTATTGAATTCGGGGGGATAATTCGGGGGTTAACAGTAGCACCGTTGTTAATTCTTTTTCAAGTAGGCGGTACTTACTTTTGTTTGAAAATAGCAAGAAAAGAAGAAGTGAAGGTAGCAAAAAGTTTATTTAAAGGGTTTGTTCAAAATCCAAAGAGATTGATAGCATTGGAATTTTTAGAGAATTTATATTGCTTTCTATGGACATTTTTATTAGTGGTACCTGGTTTTATGAAAATGATAGCATATTCACAGTCAATATTTCTTTTTTTAGAAAATCCGGAATTAACAGCTAAAGAATGCCTGAAAAAAAGTGAGACAATGATGGACGGCAATAAAAAAAAATATTTCTGGATGATATTTTTAGTATCTATCTTTCCAATACTGATAATGTTAATAGTACCTCCATTTATTATCAGGGTTAGAACTTATTATTTTCTGAGTGAAATAATGAGAAAAAATATGATTTATTTAACGATTATAACAAGTATTATATATCCGTTTTCTACATTATTAAATGCAAATTTTTACATTTTTCTTACTGATGGTGATTTAAGTATAAAGAATAGAAAAAAAGAGGTTAAGTTTTCCATATTGATGGTGTTTGTTAGTATATTACTGCCTTGTTTGTCTGCTATATTTTTAGCAAATATGGAGATTAGCAAGCCGGATGAAATATATGTGACATCAGAAGAATTTATGAGTCTTCAGTTTCCTGTTATGGACAGAGAGAAAAAAAGACGATTTAACGGAACAGTAAACTTTCAGTTGGATGAAGATACAAGAGAAATGAAAGTATATATTGAGAATGGAAATCCTGTAAAATACCAAATGTACCATCAGAATAAAAATTTAAACAGCGAGACTAATATAGGGGGAAATTGGGAAATAATAAGAATTTATAAACTATATAATAAAAAGGGAGAACTTATTTATCAGGAAGATTTTGGAGAAAATTCAACAGGAATACATATAATTACATATGATAATGATGTAATTTCTTCTGTTTCAGAAATTGAAAATACTGTGACTAAAAATGAATGTACTTATGATATTACTGGAAAACTAACTATGTATACAAAAAATTCAGATGATGAAGAAAATGATGAGGAATCTAAAAGTATTGTGTATACT
This region includes:
- a CDS encoding pyruvate, water dikinase regulatory protein, which gives rise to MEKIYIYSISDSVGETSESLIKAALCQFNYNNYEIKKYSFVSTLDELKNILEESKTHKSIFFYTLVETELVNYIKEFSRNYEIKNVDLLSEALNSIAGILNQEPKREPGILRRLNMSYFNRIEAVEFAVKYDDGKDPRGFLLADIILLGISRTSKTPLSLYLANKNYKVANFPIVPNVPIPKELIKASPEKIFGLTISMDKVHAIRRERLKTLGFTSHSSYSDKESILEEIEYANEVIRKIGCPVIDVSNKAIEETGDVILSYINKED
- a CDS encoding DUF975 family protein, with protein sequence MVELKKVFLKSAYDYRKNWMRLLIISGYILIWTMLESFIEFGGIIRGLTVAPLLILFQVGGTYFCLKIARKEEVKVAKSLFKGFVQNPKRLIALEFLENLYCFLWTFLLVVPGFMKMIAYSQSIFLFLENPELTAKECLKKSETMMDGNKKKYFWMIFLVSIFPILIMLIVPPFIIRVRTYYFLSEIMRKNMIYLTIITSIIYPFSTLLNANFYIFLTDGDLSIKNRKKEVKFSILMVFVSILLPCLSAIFLANMEISKPDEIYVTSEEFMSLQFPVMDREKKRRFNGTVNFQLDEDTREMKVYIENGNPVKYQMYHQNKNLNSETNIGGNWEIIRIYKLYNKKGELIYQEDFGENSTGIHIITYDNDVISSVSEIENTVTKNECTYDITGKLTMYTKNSDDEENDEESKSIVYTYDLNGKLLKIMKTTDIESEEFEPASTLEAETGKKACDLLRNSRLKN
- a CDS encoding CBS domain-containing protein, whose amino-acid sequence is MSSIKFTSRQKEIIKIVEKHQPVTGEEIAQILKMNKSTLRLDFSVLTKFNILIAKPKIGYSLAGSHFHYFSKEEIKEQDISEVMEVPTLINHDMNIKDAIINLFMYNTDILYTVENNSLVGVVTKKDLLKISINGKDLEKIPVSLVMTRMPNVIYLYSKSSIYDGIQKLNYHQIDNIPIVQSMEENGRNILKVIGQFSKTTACNLFFELLDK
- a CDS encoding sugar transferase encodes the protein MSISGVRKNFAYLFFILNIVVYFFCLMLIGDSLGGRNIAIFIFSACLYYIFNIYDMSSSRYRNSDMLMAVFLNAFLFVLSLFAKLFTFNQGIIVFGLILFFQMLFKYLVLSVFVDKLKVLFIGMNDYQEELIETLKKGEQYRFLGVLDNKKENFVDALKSEYESLKPDIIVDFTETILNNTKLVEILLNYKLEGLQFYNYLNFYENLEMKLPISDLDQKWFLENDGFEIYYNNFNMRVKRLLDILMAVIIGAICLPIMLIAAVIVKLGSRGPVLFVQERIGELNRPFDMYKFRSMTQDAEKDGPQWAQKNDARITGFGKFMRLTRIDELPQLWNVIRGDMSFVGPRPEREFFIKQLEKEIPYYNLRHTVKPGLTGWAQIMYQYGSTIEDSYIKLQYDLYYIKHHNIIFDFMIILNTITTVILGKGR
- a CDS encoding DUF975 family protein, which gives rise to MTKLKKIFLKSAGDYRRNWKGLLIITLYTVFWLYIYLCTAQYIGNGLINLLFLTPLYVFLTIGGNYYCLKIARGEKAGIIEAVLKGITEDTGKLLVMNFLIELFKILWSLLLIIPGIVKGIAYSQANYVFLENPGLSGKECIGKSEYLMEGEKEMYFFMYGWVFVLPVLIMVFLSIITAVFINSDQALNYLSKTSYAGMGIMFFYPFYTLLSANFYVSLTDGDVKLNDEENGKDKWFIFGVLIISLLMCIIVNIIPVAELFYQY
- a CDS encoding trans-aconitate 2-methyltransferase; the encoded protein is MKDLWNPDLYKNSHSFVYNYGLDLLHLLNPEEGEAILDLGCGTGELTFEISKKTPLVTGIDASEKMLSEARKNYPDIEFSNVNALEMDFHNKFDKVFSNAVFHWIFEQEQFLKNIYNSLKPGGKLIFEMGGKDNTAAILSNVQKSLIKRGFHENAEKKIMFFPSLAEYSTLLEKSGFTIRYALYFDRDTVLSGEDGLRNFINMFHNPYFEGIDDELRSEIIQEVENNAKPVLYKDGIWYADYKRLRMVAEKIV
- a CDS encoding NAD-dependent epimerase/dehydratase family protein, with product MKKVLVTGGAGFIGSHVVDRFLESNYEVAAADNLVTGNIENISGKNIKFFNIDIRDSVKLEELFSAEKPDYVIHLAAQVSVSSSVEDTVYDAEENIMSLINILELCKKYNTEKIVFSSTAAVYGIPEEVPSKESNKTAPLSPYGLSKLTGEEYIKMYSGLFGVNYVILRYANVYGPRQSAHGEAGVVSIFNDKIKADGDIFIEGDGLQTRDFVFVKDVSKANFICATENIKNETFNVSTNTDISILELFNTMKKYSEYTKDAVHKEARKGDIRNSRLDNTKLLDSTSWKPEYTLDQGLKEYLAK
- the ppdK gene encoding pyruvate, phosphate dikinase gives rise to the protein MKLIYQFNEGNKDMKDILGGKGANLAEMTSLGLNVPPGFTISTTACKKYLEDNTLWIELKETILSNLRLLELKTEKSFLGNRNLQPLLLSVRSGAPNSMPGMMDTILNLGLNDSSVKLLAEFTNNERFAYDSYRRFIEMFSNVVSEIPRIEFEKQLENVKTEKKYTSDSDLTISDLKLLIEKYKKIYYDFEKTEFPEDPTRQLFLAVEAVFRSWNNPRAITYRNLHKISHDIGTAVNIQSMVFGNMGKTSGTGVLFSRNPINGDDMLFGEYLMNAQGEDVVAGIRTPLEISELNKEFPKIYKELFDTSKKLELYFRDIQDIEFTIENGKLFFLQVRNAKRTPLAAVNSACDFVKEELIDKKEAVKRISSKDIENLLHPVFDDTYLKKSKVVGKGLAASPGAASGKVYFNPADVTIAKNKGEKVVLVREETSPEDIEGMLYSEGILTSKGGMTSHAAVVARGIGKCCVTGCEDIIFNKEEKYIVINDVMIKEGDCISIDGSTGNIYLGEIPKVKLDTNENFKILLKWLDEFRKIGVRANADTPNDAMHANQFNTDGIGLCRTEHMFFNKIRIPIVRSMILANYEDERKEYLDELLKFQREDFVEIFKLMDNKPVNVRLLDPPLHEFLPKTDVEIENLAASMGLTMNDMHYRIENLKESNPMLGHRGCRLAITFPEIYKMQVRAIIEAAVISKENGINISPEIMIPLVCDKKELKFIKNHLVDEIEQVFKEKNNSVEYHIGTMIEIPRAALLADEIAEEADFFSYGTNDLTQMTFGFSRDDSNKFLFDYMNHDVFTANPFSTLDKKGVGKLIEMSAQLGRTTNKNIKLGICGEQAGDPEALELYSKLGITYLSCSPFRIPLVKLALAKLAINQDSAGQSNTI